One Desulfonatronovibrio hydrogenovorans DSM 9292 DNA segment encodes these proteins:
- a CDS encoding 1-deoxy-D-xylulose-5-phosphate reductoisomerase: protein MISYISSLDISRVVPAERSLVILGSTGSIGTSALEVVRKNFQKFRISGLAGARNIFLLAKQANEFRPPVLGVLDSELAQSLRLLLDKGYSPEIVYGPDGYAGMASMDSAGMVLSAMVGAAGLVPTMAAIRAGKAVLLANKESLVLAGHLIRQECAASGGLILPVDSEHNAVFQALQGHNFSEVDSIIITASGGPFRDKDPGFMHKVTPDQALAHPNWSMGAKISIDSATMMNKGLEIIEAHHLFGLPVEKIRVLVHPQSIVHSLVAYSDGSLLAHMGMPDMQIPIAHCLGYPDRLNVDLEALDLSTIENLSFFRPDSKVFPCLGLAVSALEKGPSHAVVLNAANEICVEKFLAGHIGFMDIPALNEKALNEHRGSAMTTLEEILNLDARTRKTVQDWIEA from the coding sequence TTGATATCCTACATATCCTCTCTAGACATATCCCGGGTCGTTCCTGCAGAACGGTCTCTGGTAATCCTGGGCTCCACCGGATCCATAGGAACCAGTGCCCTTGAAGTGGTCCGCAAAAACTTTCAGAAATTCAGGATTTCGGGACTGGCCGGAGCCAGAAACATCTTCCTGCTGGCAAAGCAGGCCAATGAGTTCAGACCGCCGGTCCTGGGGGTCCTGGACTCAGAGCTGGCTCAGAGCCTCAGGCTTCTGCTGGATAAAGGATATAGTCCGGAAATAGTTTACGGTCCTGACGGGTATGCTGGTATGGCCTCCATGGACAGTGCCGGCATGGTCCTCTCAGCCATGGTCGGAGCAGCCGGACTTGTGCCGACCATGGCCGCGATCAGGGCAGGAAAAGCAGTTCTGCTGGCCAACAAGGAGTCCCTGGTTCTGGCCGGGCACCTCATCCGGCAGGAATGCGCTGCTTCCGGTGGCCTCATCCTTCCGGTCGATTCCGAACATAATGCAGTTTTTCAGGCCTTGCAGGGGCATAATTTTTCTGAAGTGGACTCCATCATCATTACTGCCTCAGGAGGCCCCTTCAGAGACAAGGATCCTGGATTCATGCACAAGGTAACTCCTGATCAGGCCCTGGCCCACCCCAACTGGTCCATGGGGGCCAAAATAAGCATTGACTCGGCCACAATGATGAACAAGGGTCTGGAGATTATTGAAGCCCATCATCTGTTCGGGCTGCCTGTAGAAAAAATCAGAGTTCTGGTCCATCCCCAGAGCATTGTTCACTCCCTGGTGGCTTATTCCGATGGTTCCCTCCTGGCCCATATGGGCATGCCTGACATGCAGATCCCCATTGCCCACTGTCTTGGTTATCCAGACCGGTTAAACGTGGATCTTGAGGCTCTTGATCTGTCGACAATTGAAAATCTGAGCTTTTTCAGACCGGACAGCAAGGTATTTCCGTGCCTTGGCTTAGCAGTTTCAGCTCTGGAAAAGGGGCCGAGTCACGCTGTTGTTCTCAATGCAGCCAACGAAATATGCGTTGAAAAATTTCTGGCCGGCCATATCGGCTTTATGGATATACCTGCCTTGAATGAAAAGGCCCTGAATGAACACCGCGGATCAGCCATGACAACCCTTGAAGAGATCCTGAACCTTGACGCCCGGACCAGAAAAACGGTCCAGGACTGGATAGAGGCTTAA
- the hemB gene encoding porphobilinogen synthase — MSLFFRGRRLRKTPAIRGLVRENLINPKDLVQPYFVLDGVEPDFEKPIASMPGQSQLGLASLKKRVAKDVNLGLTAVILFGIPEHKDGTASQGYAPDGIIQKAVAELKSDFPDLVVITDVCLCEYMDHGHCGIIEKGKVLNDQSLELLGSTALSHARAGADMVAPSDMMDGRVSHIRKVLDQEGFLDLPIMSYAVKYASAYYGPFRDAAHSAPAFGDRKTYQMDPANSREAMREAQADINEGADILMVKPALPYLDIIRDLRHNFTLPVAAYHVSGEYSLIKAGAGLGHIDEKKIVMESMTSIKRAGAEIIITYYAREILSWLKENQ, encoded by the coding sequence TTGTCTTTATTTTTTAGGGGTCGAAGACTTCGCAAAACCCCCGCCATCAGGGGCCTGGTCAGAGAAAACCTGATCAATCCAAAAGATCTGGTTCAGCCGTACTTTGTACTGGACGGGGTTGAGCCGGATTTTGAAAAGCCTATTGCATCAATGCCTGGTCAGTCCCAGCTGGGTCTGGCCAGCCTGAAAAAACGCGTGGCCAAGGATGTCAACCTGGGCCTGACCGCAGTCATCCTGTTCGGGATCCCAGAACATAAGGACGGCACAGCATCCCAGGGCTACGCCCCGGACGGAATCATCCAGAAGGCCGTGGCTGAACTCAAGTCCGACTTTCCTGATCTGGTGGTGATTACAGACGTCTGCCTTTGCGAGTACATGGATCACGGCCATTGTGGAATCATAGAGAAGGGTAAGGTCCTCAACGATCAAAGCCTGGAGCTTCTTGGCAGTACAGCCCTGTCCCACGCCCGGGCAGGGGCAGACATGGTCGCCCCGTCAGACATGATGGACGGCCGGGTAAGTCACATCCGGAAGGTGCTGGACCAGGAAGGTTTTCTTGACCTGCCAATCATGTCCTATGCAGTAAAATATGCCTCAGCCTATTACGGCCCCTTTAGAGATGCCGCTCACAGCGCTCCGGCATTCGGTGACCGGAAAACCTATCAGATGGATCCGGCCAACTCCAGGGAAGCCATGCGCGAGGCCCAGGCCGATATCAACGAAGGGGCCGACATCCTCATGGTCAAGCCTGCCCTGCCCTATCTGGACATAATCAGAGACCTGCGCCACAATTTCACCCTGCCTGTTGCTGCTTATCATGTCAGTGGAGAGTACAGCCTGATCAAAGCCGGAGCAGGTCTGGGGCATATTGATGAGAAAAAAATCGTGATGGAATCAATGACTTCCATCAAAAGAGCAGGCGCTGAGATCATTATCACCTACTATGCCCGGGAGATCCTGTCCTGGCTCAAGGAAAACCAGTAG
- the rseP gene encoding RIP metalloprotease RseP, translating into MFESALAIILVLGALIFFHELGHFLVARLFGIGVSVFSLGFGPKLFSFVFGKTEYRLSAIPLGGYVSLVGEAEDDNLPDKFTPQESFAKRPPWQRILVVAAGPVFNFVLAWFIYWGLFWAHGQMELIAEIGQVAEESPAYQAGLQPGDKVVSVNGNEVVYWDDMVMYIQESRGEPLQIEIQRNSTVLAFSLVPEIVTRQNIFGEDIQTPQVGVIASGETVSIPLSMFSAAGQGAAQTWMLMKLTVQGIIKLIERIIPLDTIGGPIMIAQLVSEQTHEGLVNLLALTALISINLGLINLLPIPVLDGGHIVFYTAEMITGKPLNERMKQMATRVGISLLLALMALAIFNDLWRIFR; encoded by the coding sequence ATGTTTGAAAGTGCGTTGGCCATAATTCTCGTCCTTGGGGCGCTGATCTTCTTTCATGAACTGGGGCATTTTCTGGTGGCCAGACTGTTTGGGATCGGGGTTTCAGTCTTCTCCCTTGGATTTGGCCCAAAACTTTTCAGCTTTGTTTTTGGCAAGACCGAGTACAGACTTTCTGCAATCCCCCTTGGAGGATATGTCAGTCTGGTGGGAGAGGCTGAAGATGACAACCTTCCGGATAAGTTCACCCCCCAGGAAAGCTTTGCCAAGCGCCCTCCCTGGCAGAGGATCCTGGTAGTTGCAGCTGGGCCGGTTTTCAACTTTGTCCTGGCCTGGTTTATATACTGGGGACTTTTCTGGGCTCATGGCCAGATGGAACTCATAGCTGAAATCGGTCAGGTGGCCGAAGAAAGTCCTGCCTACCAGGCCGGACTGCAGCCCGGAGACAAAGTAGTATCAGTCAACGGCAATGAAGTCGTGTACTGGGATGACATGGTCATGTACATCCAGGAAAGCCGGGGAGAGCCACTTCAGATCGAAATCCAAAGAAATTCGACTGTTCTTGCTTTCAGTCTTGTTCCGGAAATAGTGACCCGCCAGAACATTTTCGGGGAGGATATTCAGACCCCGCAGGTCGGGGTGATTGCATCCGGGGAAACAGTCAGCATCCCCCTGAGCATGTTCAGTGCTGCAGGCCAGGGAGCAGCCCAGACCTGGATGCTCATGAAGCTCACTGTCCAGGGCATCATTAAGCTCATTGAGCGGATAATCCCCCTGGATACCATAGGCGGCCCGATAATGATCGCCCAGCTGGTCAGCGAACAGACCCATGAAGGTCTGGTCAACCTCCTGGCCTTGACAGCCCTGATCAGTATCAACCTGGGCCTTATCAACCTTCTGCCCATACCTGTTCTAGATGGAGGACACATTGTGTTTTACACTGCAGAGATGATTACGGGCAAGCCTCTTAACGAACGGATGAAGCAGATGGCCACCAGGGTCGGTATCTCTCTGCTCCTGGCCTTGATGGCTCTGGCCATATTCAATGACCTCTGGCGGATATTCAGGTAA
- the fliD gene encoding flagellar filament capping protein FliD, which produces MPELTENLISGGIHFTGLGSGTDFNEMIDKLVQIENRRVARLELWKKDWENKNEGLRELNTAMVSLQTSLAGMNSIDKFFVKSTTSSNEGVLTASAGNNAEEGTHNIEVGQLAQNHIMFSSQGFSGKDATVNSPGENTFSYTYAGKEISVHIPDNTTLDNFVNIINTDPNNPGIKASLVNDGSQHFLQIRGMDLGADKAVTINDSTTITAFYDGGANFITSQTAQNAQLKVNGWPQGEDSWIERSTNSISDVIQGITFNLYNEGSAQISVANDPEAVKEQIYSFIDQVNEVLSLMNNLGKVSESGDGSVLTGNYGLQMVQGQIKSILSSIGIGFDRQAGGDPYPSFSTVGITTDVDRGSPTFGLLKIDEAELDKALASNPQAVAELFSADLAPSVSSSDFRIGSLVRGITQPGNYQVEYEVGADGNIIPGTAFIDGKKANIDGNYITSTEGGSRGLSIQVDNLTPGQYSGNVRLKSGKANELQDALKVLTDPSNGTLNIIEKNYNDIIKNIDKKIEFEQTRLERYERNLRMQFARLEELLGFYDGLQNSMNAQLNMLSQD; this is translated from the coding sequence ATGCCGGAACTGACTGAAAATCTGATCTCAGGCGGGATTCACTTTACAGGTCTTGGATCAGGAACCGACTTCAATGAAATGATCGACAAGCTGGTTCAGATTGAAAACCGCAGAGTGGCCAGGCTTGAACTTTGGAAAAAAGACTGGGAAAACAAAAACGAAGGACTTCGTGAGCTGAACACGGCCATGGTTTCCCTGCAGACCAGTCTGGCCGGAATGAACTCCATTGACAAATTCTTTGTCAAAAGCACTACTTCTTCCAATGAAGGGGTATTGACCGCTTCTGCCGGGAACAATGCTGAGGAGGGAACCCATAATATTGAGGTGGGACAGCTGGCCCAGAACCATATCATGTTTTCCAGCCAGGGTTTTTCAGGCAAAGACGCCACTGTCAACAGCCCGGGAGAAAACACTTTTTCCTACACCTATGCCGGCAAAGAGATCAGTGTTCACATCCCTGACAACACCACCCTGGATAATTTCGTTAATATCATCAACACTGACCCTAACAATCCAGGGATCAAGGCCAGCCTGGTCAACGACGGAAGCCAGCATTTCCTGCAAATCAGGGGAATGGATCTTGGAGCGGACAAGGCTGTAACCATTAATGACTCAACCACCATAACTGCTTTTTATGACGGCGGGGCAAATTTTATCACCTCCCAGACAGCCCAGAACGCTCAGCTTAAAGTCAATGGCTGGCCTCAGGGGGAAGACAGCTGGATCGAAAGGTCCACCAACTCCATCAGTGATGTGATCCAGGGCATCACCTTTAACCTCTATAATGAAGGTAGCGCCCAGATATCGGTTGCCAATGACCCTGAAGCCGTTAAAGAGCAGATATATTCCTTTATCGATCAGGTTAATGAAGTGCTGTCACTCATGAATAACCTGGGCAAAGTCAGCGAATCAGGAGACGGATCAGTCCTGACCGGCAACTACGGCCTCCAGATGGTCCAGGGCCAGATCAAGAGCATCCTGTCTTCCATTGGGATCGGCTTTGACCGGCAGGCCGGGGGAGATCCCTATCCATCCTTTTCAACTGTGGGCATCACCACCGATGTTGACAGAGGCTCTCCAACCTTTGGCCTCCTGAAAATTGACGAGGCAGAGCTGGACAAGGCCCTGGCCAGCAATCCCCAGGCAGTGGCCGAACTTTTCAGTGCAGACCTGGCCCCCTCGGTCAGCAGCAGCGATTTCCGGATCGGCTCTCTGGTCCGGGGCATCACCCAGCCTGGAAACTACCAAGTTGAATACGAAGTCGGAGCAGACGGAAACATAATTCCCGGAACTGCATTCATTGACGGCAAAAAGGCTAATATCGACGGAAATTATATTACTTCCACAGAAGGTGGCTCCAGAGGTCTTTCCATTCAAGTGGATAACCTCACCCCTGGACAATACTCAGGAAATGTCCGTCTGAAATCCGGCAAGGCCAACGAGCTGCAGGACGCCCTTAAAGTATTGACCGATCCCAGCAACGGCACCCTGAACATAATCGAAAAAAACTATAATGATATCATCAAGAACATTGACAAAAAAATTGAATTTGAACAGACGCGGCTTGAAAGATACGAAAGGAACCTGCGTATGCAGTTCGCCAGACTGGAGGAGCTTCTTGGTTTTTATGACGGCCTGCAGAACTCCATGAACGCTCAGCTTAATATGCTGAGCCAGGATTAG
- the ahbC gene encoding 12,18-didecarboxysiroheme deacetylase: protein MIGISKLYCASIEPSDALRYGREAGKLPSHLLQFSKDKKPVVVWNMTKRCNLKCVHCYAQASEVSGHDEIDTSRGKEIINDLAEYGAPVMLFSGGEPLVRNDLAELASHAVNQGMRAVISTNGTLITKAKARELKQVGLSYVGISIDGDQKVHDLFRGVPGSFKKAMQGVENCQAEGLKVGLRFTVNRRNIAEVPKIFNILRDMEIPRVCFYHLVYSGRGSQLIKEDLTHQGTRELVDLIIDQTRDLYESGLPKEVLTVDNHADGPYIYLRLLKENPDRAREVFELLQFNEGNNSGRGIGCISWDGSVHPDQFWRNHTFGNVLERPFSEIWDDPSIDLLAKLKDKKRYVGGRCAECRFLKVCAGNFRARAEAFYGDIWAQDPACYLTDQEIKGD from the coding sequence ATGATAGGAATATCAAAACTCTATTGTGCCTCTATTGAACCATCTGATGCTTTGCGCTATGGCCGCGAGGCTGGAAAGCTTCCTTCCCATCTGCTCCAGTTTTCCAAAGACAAAAAACCAGTTGTGGTCTGGAACATGACCAAACGCTGCAATTTGAAATGTGTCCACTGTTACGCCCAGGCCAGTGAGGTGTCCGGACATGACGAAATAGACACTTCCAGGGGCAAGGAAATTATTAATGACTTGGCAGAGTACGGAGCTCCGGTCATGCTTTTCTCCGGGGGTGAACCCCTGGTCCGGAATGATCTGGCAGAGCTGGCCAGCCACGCCGTGAACCAAGGGATGCGGGCGGTCATATCCACCAATGGCACTCTTATCACCAAGGCCAAGGCCAGGGAACTCAAACAGGTCGGTCTTTCCTACGTGGGCATCTCCATTGACGGAGACCAGAAAGTCCATGACCTGTTCAGAGGGGTACCCGGCTCATTTAAAAAGGCAATGCAGGGAGTTGAGAACTGCCAGGCCGAGGGACTCAAAGTGGGGCTGCGTTTTACGGTCAACCGGCGGAACATTGCCGAAGTTCCAAAGATATTCAACATCCTCAGGGACATGGAAATCCCCAGAGTCTGTTTTTACCATCTGGTCTACTCTGGACGTGGCTCCCAGCTCATCAAGGAAGACCTGACTCATCAGGGTACCAGAGAACTGGTGGACCTGATCATTGATCAGACCAGAGACCTCTATGAATCCGGACTGCCCAAAGAAGTCCTGACTGTGGACAATCATGCTGACGGTCCCTATATTTATCTCCGTCTTTTAAAGGAAAACCCTGACAGAGCCAGGGAGGTGTTTGAACTCCTGCAGTTCAACGAAGGTAATAATTCGGGACGGGGTATAGGCTGTATATCCTGGGATGGCAGTGTCCATCCCGATCAATTCTGGCGCAACCACACCTTTGGAAATGTGCTGGAGCGTCCGTTTTCTGAGATCTGGGATGATCCCTCAATAGATCTTCTGGCAAAGCTCAAGGATAAGAAAAGATATGTTGGCGGAAGGTGTGCAGAGTGCAGATTCCTGAAGGTCTGTGCCGGGAACTTCAGGGCCAGGGCTGAAGCTTTTTATGGCGACATATGGGCCCAGGATCCGGCCTGCTACCTTACTGACCAGGAAATAAAAGGAGATTAG
- a CDS encoding flagellin: MSLVINTNMMAMNAARNLSQAYGNLGVSTRRLSSGLRVGTAADDAAGLAIRELMRADIAALNQGIRNANDGISLVQTADGALQVIDEKLIRMKELAEQAATGTYNSDQRLIIDSEYQAMASEITRIANATKFNGIYLLNGNLSSSSATGNPAEWRTDHDGSGLASTGPLKIHFGTGNDLKEDYYYIAIGTSTASALGVGNQAASTADGHNISTQANAQKALDAIEQAIISKDKMRADLGALQNRLENTITNLQIQAENIQAAESRISDVDVATEMTEFVRQQILSQSAVAMLSQANNLPRMAMQLIGG, translated from the coding sequence ATGTCATTAGTAATCAACACTAACATGATGGCCATGAATGCGGCCCGCAACCTGTCCCAGGCATACGGAAACCTTGGTGTCTCAACCAGAAGGCTTTCTTCGGGACTCAGGGTGGGAACAGCAGCTGACGATGCTGCTGGACTGGCCATTCGCGAGCTGATGCGGGCGGATATTGCCGCTCTGAATCAGGGCATCCGCAATGCCAACGATGGCATCTCCCTGGTCCAGACCGCTGACGGCGCTCTCCAGGTCATCGACGAAAAGCTCATCCGGATGAAAGAACTGGCTGAACAGGCAGCCACTGGAACTTACAATTCGGACCAGAGACTGATCATTGACTCCGAGTATCAGGCCATGGCTTCGGAAATCACCCGTATTGCCAATGCCACCAAGTTCAACGGCATCTACCTGCTGAATGGCAATCTCTCCTCCTCCTCAGCCACCGGCAACCCGGCTGAATGGAGGACTGATCATGATGGCAGCGGCCTTGCTTCCACTGGTCCATTGAAGATCCATTTTGGAACCGGCAATGACCTCAAGGAAGACTACTACTACATTGCCATTGGCACCTCCACTGCCTCGGCCCTGGGCGTGGGTAACCAGGCCGCCAGCACTGCGGACGGACACAACATCTCCACCCAGGCCAATGCCCAGAAAGCCCTGGACGCCATTGAACAGGCCATCATTTCCAAGGACAAAATGAGGGCCGACCTTGGTGCTCTGCAGAACAGGCTGGAAAACACCATCACCAACCTGCAGATTCAGGCTGAGAACATCCAGGCTGCTGAATCCCGGATCTCCGATGTGGATGTGGCCACTGAGATGACCGAATTCGTCCGTCAGCAGATCCTGTCACAGTCTGCAGTTGCCATGCTTTCCCAGGCCAACAACCTGCCCAGAATGGCCATGCAGCTCATCGGTGGTTAA
- the tsaB gene encoding tRNA (adenosine(37)-N6)-threonylcarbamoyltransferase complex dimerization subunit type 1 TsaB: protein MSLQGPDSESAQPIYLVLNCAEETVQVVFGTVERVLWSQQALTPGRAMRHIAPMIKAGLDFISLPAGNLAGVSCVGGPGSFTGIRMAFAHAQGLSLATRIPMSTISYFEALIRGPGRIMTGKALILIHSRRRQVYLAGYSLPDLTLTHLPRNMSLEDLDQLADLESQKNIHVFGSGLRRNPDLFFPESWNILPEYWDLPRPEILLELCAESAWHLHPLCPEYLRPSDAEENLHKISSRS from the coding sequence ATGTCGCTCCAGGGACCTGATTCAGAATCTGCTCAGCCCATATACCTGGTCCTGAACTGTGCTGAAGAAACCGTCCAGGTGGTCTTTGGAACAGTGGAGCGGGTTCTGTGGTCGCAACAGGCCCTGACCCCAGGACGGGCCATGAGGCATATCGCCCCCATGATCAAGGCCGGTCTGGACTTCATCAGTCTGCCGGCCGGGAATCTGGCCGGAGTATCCTGCGTTGGTGGTCCGGGAAGCTTTACCGGCATCAGGATGGCTTTTGCCCATGCCCAGGGATTGTCTCTGGCCACCCGAATCCCCATGTCCACCATTTCCTATTTTGAGGCCCTGATCAGGGGGCCGGGAAGGATCATGACCGGCAAAGCCCTGATTCTGATCCATTCCAGGCGCAGACAGGTTTATTTGGCCGGCTACTCCCTGCCCGATCTGACCCTTACTCATCTTCCCCGAAACATGAGCCTTGAGGATCTTGACCAGCTGGCAGATCTTGAAAGCCAAAAAAACATCCACGTCTTTGGAAGTGGACTTCGCAGAAACCCGGACCTTTTTTTTCCGGAATCCTGGAATATCCTGCCTGAATACTGGGACCTCCCAAGACCCGAGATCCTTCTGGAGTTATGCGCCGAGTCTGCCTGGCACCTCCATCCCCTCTGTCCTGAATATCTGCGGCCGTCCGATGCAGAAGAGAATCTGCATAAAATTTCCTCCAGATCCTAA
- the fliS gene encoding flagellar export chaperone FliS: MYSSAAKAYFKTKVNTTSQEEIVVLLFEAAIKFLEQSKIKIQEKDFQEKGNLISKALDVIAELDASLNAEKGGELAQNLHALYLFCQSRLLMANLKMDTEIIDEVITMLKKIGSAFAEIIQSSKLK; the protein is encoded by the coding sequence ATGTACAGCAGCGCAGCCAAGGCGTATTTCAAGACCAAGGTCAACACCACAAGCCAGGAAGAGATAGTGGTTTTGCTCTTTGAAGCAGCCATAAAATTCCTGGAGCAATCCAAAATAAAAATCCAGGAAAAGGACTTCCAGGAAAAAGGCAACCTCATTTCCAAGGCCCTGGATGTAATCGCTGAACTTGATGCCAGCCTTAATGCGGAAAAAGGCGGAGAACTGGCCCAGAACCTCCATGCCCTTTATCTGTTCTGCCAGTCCAGGCTGCTCATGGCCAACCTTAAAATGGATACTGAAATCATCGACGAAGTCATCACCATGCTCAAAAAAATCGGTTCCGCCTTTGCAGAAATAATTCAATCCAGCAAGTTAAAGTGA
- a CDS encoding YIP1 family protein has protein sequence MRIICPKCQFLQNVPDEKIPPKAEKATCPKCGEKFRFRTLEPQDFVLEEVPSPPEQKISSPQTESDQPGSAQQDGQENDSIWSSLEDLGESDHPEPESVQSQGYEVPWENLEQTGFFPGFIETVKRVMLAPSHFFYKMPFKGLVMPLAFFLIISVLQAMATFIWNMAGFFPTTAHHGAGGLGMGMMGLGSFFIVIVYPLFMGLWLFIASGVTHLFLTFFQAGKSGFEGTFRATAYGSAPMILGLLPFLGPLIGALWSLGVTIIGYKQIHETSFVRVVMAMLTPLVVIMVLAVFMY, from the coding sequence ATGCGGATTATCTGCCCTAAATGCCAATTTCTGCAGAATGTACCTGACGAAAAAATACCGCCCAAAGCGGAAAAGGCCACTTGCCCCAAGTGCGGAGAAAAGTTCAGATTCAGGACGCTGGAACCACAGGACTTTGTACTGGAAGAGGTTCCATCTCCGCCAGAACAGAAAATTTCATCCCCGCAAACCGAATCTGATCAACCAGGTTCAGCCCAACAGGATGGCCAGGAAAATGACTCTATCTGGTCCAGCCTGGAGGACTTGGGTGAATCCGATCATCCTGAACCAGAGTCTGTCCAGAGTCAGGGGTATGAAGTCCCATGGGAGAACCTTGAACAGACGGGTTTTTTTCCGGGTTTTATTGAGACTGTAAAAAGGGTGATGCTGGCTCCGTCCCATTTCTTCTATAAAATGCCCTTCAAAGGTCTGGTCATGCCCTTGGCCTTCTTCCTGATTATTTCAGTCCTGCAGGCCATGGCGACATTCATCTGGAATATGGCTGGTTTTTTTCCCACAACCGCTCACCACGGAGCCGGGGGCCTGGGTATGGGCATGATGGGCCTTGGTTCATTCTTTATCGTCATAGTTTATCCCCTGTTCATGGGCTTGTGGCTGTTCATCGCTTCAGGCGTGACCCACCTGTTTCTCACTTTTTTCCAGGCCGGAAAATCCGGCTTTGAAGGAACTTTCAGAGCCACGGCCTATGGAAGTGCTCCCATGATCCTGGGACTGCTGCCGTTTTTAGGTCCCCTGATCGGGGCCTTGTGGTCTCTGGGTGTGACCATTATTGGTTATAAGCAGATTCATGAGACGTCCTTTGTCAGGGTTGTCATGGCCATGCTCACCCCTCTGGTGGTGATCATGGTTCTGGCTGTCTTCATGTACTGA